Proteins found in one Megachile rotundata isolate GNS110a chromosome 14, iyMegRotu1, whole genome shotgun sequence genomic segment:
- the LOC100880436 gene encoding uncharacterized protein LOC100880436 isoform X45 — translation MEDDQQFCLRWNNHQSTLIQNFDTLLESGTLVDCTLAAEGKYLKAHKVVLSACSPYFEGLLSEHYDKHPVFILKDVKFKELKAMMDYMYRGEVNISQDQLAALLKAAESLQIKGLSESKTSGSNKMDSRQQKVVPQVTAAPCDIPQGASSLTIEKNKVPRQSLPQGSVGDIPEDSASPQIPPKGLSSREGSQSPTSRKRKRFRRRSVGEDNNSMENHEASNSNDMSQQVAVPALGIAPVAEETAHADPADSIGRSALMTQLTRPADEMLQIPLEKPEPNDNLIEPKSEYMEDPEEAVEDLTLDDDMNDLNEMEPDNNRAGPSHDPSQHPGAVSPDVCVVWKVHESNDQRMSNAAGPVVYATNKKFLCSNSCGSSFTHRGSLTRHLRYECRQNPRFKCPCCDFRSRWTSDVYRHVRRKHQGSVVRCIDIGRN, via the exons atggaAGATGATCAACAGTTTTGCTTAAGGTGGAACAACCACCAGAGTACATTGATCCAAAACTTCGACACACTTCTAGAAAGCGGCACTCTTGTGGATTGTACGTTAGCTGCCgaaggaaaatatttgaaagcgCATAAAGTGGTACTTTCGGCGTGCAGTCCCTATTTTGAG ggACTTCTCAGCGAGCATTATGATAAGCATCCCGTGTTTATCCTGAAAGAcgttaaatttaaagaattaaaagcTATGATGGACTATATGTACAGGGGAGAAGTTAATATCTCCCAGGATCAGTTGGCGGCATTACTTAAAGCCGCCGAATCACTGCAAATTAAGGGGTTATCCGAAAGTAAAACAAGTGGCAGCAACAAAATGGATTCGAGGCAACAAAAAGTCGTGCCACAAGTTACGGCAGCCCCGTGTGACATTCCACAAGGGGCTTCCAGCCTTAccatagaaaaaaataaagttcCTAGGCAGAGTTTGCCGCAAGGATCTGTTGGGGATATTCCTGAGGATTCGGCTAGTCCTCAAATACCACCCAAAGGTCTTTCGTCGAG GGAAGGTTCACAAAGTCCGACTTCCAGAAAAAGAAAGAGGTTTCGAAGAAGAAGCGTCGGGGAAGATAATAATTCGATGGAGAACCACGAGGCCTCAAATTCAAACGATATGTCTCAGCAAGTGGCTGTTCCAGCACTTGGAATTGCACCTGTCGCGGAAGAAACAGCACACGCAGACCCTGCAGACTCTATTGGCAGGTCAGCCTTAATGACACAGCTGACGAGACCTGCGGACGAGATGCTGCAA ATACCGTTAGAAAAACCGGAACCAAACGATAATCTCATCGAGCCAAAGTCGGAATATATGGAAGATCCAGAAGAAGCCGTCGAAGATCTGACGCTCGATGACGATATGAATGATCTTAACGAAATGGAACCGGATAATAATAGAGCTGGCCCTTCTCACGATCCTTCCCAACATCCAG GCGCGGTCTCGCCCGACGTTTGCGTGGTGTGGAAGGTACACGAGTCGAACGATCAACGGATGTCCAACGCTGCCGGTCCCGTCGTCTACGCCACTAATAAAAAGTTCCTCTGCTCGAACTCTTGCGGCAGCTCGTTTACTCATCGCGGTTCTTTGACCAGGCATCTGCGTTACGAGTGCCGACAGAATCCACGTTTCAAATGTCCGTGTTGCGACTTCCGCTCGAGATGGACGTCCGACGTTTACAGACACGTGCGACGAAAGCATCAGGGCAGCGTGGTTCGTTGCATCGACATCGGAAGAAATTAA
- the LOC100880436 gene encoding uncharacterized protein LOC100880436 isoform X25 has product MEDDQQFCLRWNNHQSTLIQNFDTLLESGTLVDCTLAAEGKYLKAHKVVLSACSPYFEGLLSEHYDKHPVFILKDVKFKELKAMMDYMYRGEVNISQDQLAALLKAAESLQIKGLSESKTSGSNKMDSRQQKVVPQVTAAPCDIPQGASSLTIEKNKVPRQSLPQGSVGDIPEDSASPQIPPKGLSSREGSQSPTSRKRKRFRRRSVGEDNNSMENHEASNSNDMSQQVAVPALGIAPVAEETAHADPADSIGRSALMTQLTRPADEMLQIPLEKPEPNDNLIEPKSEYMEDPEEAVEDLTLDDDMNDLNEMEPDNNRAGPSHDPSQHPAGIGAWHVTGDRSNAGGVVGSVAGAPGTTDEVFLAAQEAAQAHRDSQGAVSPDVCVVWKVHESNDQRMSNAAGPVVYATNKKFLCSNSCGSSFTHRGSLTRHLRYECRQNPRFKCPCCDFRSRWTSDVYRHVRRKHQGSVVRCIDIGRN; this is encoded by the exons atggaAGATGATCAACAGTTTTGCTTAAGGTGGAACAACCACCAGAGTACATTGATCCAAAACTTCGACACACTTCTAGAAAGCGGCACTCTTGTGGATTGTACGTTAGCTGCCgaaggaaaatatttgaaagcgCATAAAGTGGTACTTTCGGCGTGCAGTCCCTATTTTGAG ggACTTCTCAGCGAGCATTATGATAAGCATCCCGTGTTTATCCTGAAAGAcgttaaatttaaagaattaaaagcTATGATGGACTATATGTACAGGGGAGAAGTTAATATCTCCCAGGATCAGTTGGCGGCATTACTTAAAGCCGCCGAATCACTGCAAATTAAGGGGTTATCCGAAAGTAAAACAAGTGGCAGCAACAAAATGGATTCGAGGCAACAAAAAGTCGTGCCACAAGTTACGGCAGCCCCGTGTGACATTCCACAAGGGGCTTCCAGCCTTAccatagaaaaaaataaagttcCTAGGCAGAGTTTGCCGCAAGGATCTGTTGGGGATATTCCTGAGGATTCGGCTAGTCCTCAAATACCACCCAAAGGTCTTTCGTCGAG GGAAGGTTCACAAAGTCCGACTTCCAGAAAAAGAAAGAGGTTTCGAAGAAGAAGCGTCGGGGAAGATAATAATTCGATGGAGAACCACGAGGCCTCAAATTCAAACGATATGTCTCAGCAAGTGGCTGTTCCAGCACTTGGAATTGCACCTGTCGCGGAAGAAACAGCACACGCAGACCCTGCAGACTCTATTGGCAGGTCAGCCTTAATGACACAGCTGACGAGACCTGCGGACGAGATGCTGCAA ATACCGTTAGAAAAACCGGAACCAAACGATAATCTCATCGAGCCAAAGTCGGAATATATGGAAGATCCAGAAGAAGCCGTCGAAGATCTGACGCTCGATGACGATATGAATGATCTTAACGAAATGGAACCGGATAATAATAGAGCTGGCCCTTCTCACGATCCTTCCCAACATCCAG CAGGTATAGGCGCGTGGCACGTTACCGGAGATCGAAGTAACGCGGGAGGAGTTGTGGGCTCGGTGGCAGGAGCTCCTGGAACGACAGACGAAGTCTTTCTCGCAGCCCAAGAGGCCGCCCAGGCCCACCGCGACTCTCAAG GCGCGGTCTCGCCCGACGTTTGCGTGGTGTGGAAGGTACACGAGTCGAACGATCAACGGATGTCCAACGCTGCCGGTCCCGTCGTCTACGCCACTAATAAAAAGTTCCTCTGCTCGAACTCTTGCGGCAGCTCGTTTACTCATCGCGGTTCTTTGACCAGGCATCTGCGTTACGAGTGCCGACAGAATCCACGTTTCAAATGTCCGTGTTGCGACTTCCGCTCGAGATGGACGTCCGACGTTTACAGACACGTGCGACGAAAGCATCAGGGCAGCGTGGTTCGTTGCATCGACATCGGAAGAAATTAA
- the LOC100880436 gene encoding uncharacterized protein LOC100880436 isoform X1, whose translation MEDDQQFCLRWNNHQSTLIQNFDTLLESGTLVDCTLAAEGKYLKAHKVVLSACSPYFEGLLSEHYDKHPVFILKDVKFKELKAMMDYMYRGEVNISQDQLAALLKAAESLQIKGLSESKTSGSNKMDSRQQKVVPQVTAAPCDIPQGASSLTIEKNKVPRQSLPQGSVGDIPEDSASPQIPPKGLSSREGSQSPTSRKRKRFRRRSVGEDNNSMENHEASNSNDMSQQVAVPALGIAPVAEETAHADPADSIGRSALMTQLTRPADEMLQIPLEKPEPNDNLIEPKSEYMEDPEEAVEDLTLDDDMNDLNEMEPDNNRAGPSHDPSQHPAGIGAWHVTGDRSNAGGVVGSVAGAPGTTDEVFLAAQEAAQAHRDSQGVHRAISHPCYHRLPHGQHRDYEIVRHEQKKIYPCQKCDTTSFSVFGINVGIGAGRSKSVGKIYGQVAFGRLDDNVKTKKFPCPNCACAYSQKSSLNRHLTYECGQEPRFKCPHCEYRCKKSANVYEHVRRRHKNCQVRGLARRLRGVEGTRVERSTDVQRCRSRRLRH comes from the exons atggaAGATGATCAACAGTTTTGCTTAAGGTGGAACAACCACCAGAGTACATTGATCCAAAACTTCGACACACTTCTAGAAAGCGGCACTCTTGTGGATTGTACGTTAGCTGCCgaaggaaaatatttgaaagcgCATAAAGTGGTACTTTCGGCGTGCAGTCCCTATTTTGAG ggACTTCTCAGCGAGCATTATGATAAGCATCCCGTGTTTATCCTGAAAGAcgttaaatttaaagaattaaaagcTATGATGGACTATATGTACAGGGGAGAAGTTAATATCTCCCAGGATCAGTTGGCGGCATTACTTAAAGCCGCCGAATCACTGCAAATTAAGGGGTTATCCGAAAGTAAAACAAGTGGCAGCAACAAAATGGATTCGAGGCAACAAAAAGTCGTGCCACAAGTTACGGCAGCCCCGTGTGACATTCCACAAGGGGCTTCCAGCCTTAccatagaaaaaaataaagttcCTAGGCAGAGTTTGCCGCAAGGATCTGTTGGGGATATTCCTGAGGATTCGGCTAGTCCTCAAATACCACCCAAAGGTCTTTCGTCGAG GGAAGGTTCACAAAGTCCGACTTCCAGAAAAAGAAAGAGGTTTCGAAGAAGAAGCGTCGGGGAAGATAATAATTCGATGGAGAACCACGAGGCCTCAAATTCAAACGATATGTCTCAGCAAGTGGCTGTTCCAGCACTTGGAATTGCACCTGTCGCGGAAGAAACAGCACACGCAGACCCTGCAGACTCTATTGGCAGGTCAGCCTTAATGACACAGCTGACGAGACCTGCGGACGAGATGCTGCAA ATACCGTTAGAAAAACCGGAACCAAACGATAATCTCATCGAGCCAAAGTCGGAATATATGGAAGATCCAGAAGAAGCCGTCGAAGATCTGACGCTCGATGACGATATGAATGATCTTAACGAAATGGAACCGGATAATAATAGAGCTGGCCCTTCTCACGATCCTTCCCAACATCCAG CAGGTATAGGCGCGTGGCACGTTACCGGAGATCGAAGTAACGCGGGAGGAGTTGTGGGCTCGGTGGCAGGAGCTCCTGGAACGACAGACGAAGTCTTTCTCGCAGCCCAAGAGGCCGCCCAGGCCCACCGCGACTCTCAAG GTGTTCATCGGGCGATATCGCATCCGTGTTATCATCGTCTCCCTCATGGGCAGCATCGCGACTACGAAATCGTTCGACACGAGCAAAAGAAGATTTATCCTTGTCAGAAATGCG ATACAACGTCGTTCAGCGTGTTCGGAATCAACGTCGGTATCGGAGCTGGCCGATCGAAAAGCGTCGGGAAAATCTACGGGCAAGTGGCGTTCGGTCGTTTAGACGATAACGTTAAGACGAAGAAGTTCCCGTGTCCTAACTGCGCCTGTGCCTACAGCCAGAAATCTTCGCTGAACCGACATCTGACGTACGAGTGCGGCCAGGAACCGCGGTTCAAGTGTCCGCATTGCGAGTATCGATGCAAGAAATCGGCCAACGTCTACGAACACGTTCGGAGAAGGCACAAGAATTGTCAGGT GCGCGGTCTCGCCCGACGTTTGCGTGGTGTGGAAGGTACACGAGTCGAACGATCAACGGATGTCCAACGCTGCCGGTCCCGTCGTCTACGCCACTAA
- the LOC100880436 gene encoding uncharacterized protein LOC100880436 isoform X5, which translates to MEDDQQFCLRWNNHQSTLIQNFDTLLESGTLVDCTLAAEGKYLKAHKVVLSACSPYFEGLLSEHYDKHPVFILKDVKFKELKAMMDYMYRGEVNISQDQLAALLKAAESLQIKGLSESKTSGSNKMDSRQQKVVPQVTAAPCDIPQGASSLTIEKNKVPRQSLPQGSVGDIPEDSASPQIPPKGLSSREGSQSPTSRKRKRFRRRSVGEDNNSMENHEASNSNDMSQQVAVPALGIAPVAEETAHADPADSIGRSALMTQLTRPADEMLQIPLEKPEPNDNLIEPKSEYMEDPEEAVEDLTLDDDMNDLNEMEPDNNRAGPSHDPSQHPAGIGAWHVTGDRSNAGGVVGSVAGAPGTTDEVFLAAQEAAQAHRDSQDTTSFSVFGINVGIGAGRSKSVGKIYGQVAFGRLDDNVKTKKFPCPNCACAYSQKSSLNRHLTYECGQEPRFKCPHCEYRCKKSANVYEHVRRRHKNCQVRGLARRLRGVEGTRVERSTDVQRCRSRRLRH; encoded by the exons atggaAGATGATCAACAGTTTTGCTTAAGGTGGAACAACCACCAGAGTACATTGATCCAAAACTTCGACACACTTCTAGAAAGCGGCACTCTTGTGGATTGTACGTTAGCTGCCgaaggaaaatatttgaaagcgCATAAAGTGGTACTTTCGGCGTGCAGTCCCTATTTTGAG ggACTTCTCAGCGAGCATTATGATAAGCATCCCGTGTTTATCCTGAAAGAcgttaaatttaaagaattaaaagcTATGATGGACTATATGTACAGGGGAGAAGTTAATATCTCCCAGGATCAGTTGGCGGCATTACTTAAAGCCGCCGAATCACTGCAAATTAAGGGGTTATCCGAAAGTAAAACAAGTGGCAGCAACAAAATGGATTCGAGGCAACAAAAAGTCGTGCCACAAGTTACGGCAGCCCCGTGTGACATTCCACAAGGGGCTTCCAGCCTTAccatagaaaaaaataaagttcCTAGGCAGAGTTTGCCGCAAGGATCTGTTGGGGATATTCCTGAGGATTCGGCTAGTCCTCAAATACCACCCAAAGGTCTTTCGTCGAG GGAAGGTTCACAAAGTCCGACTTCCAGAAAAAGAAAGAGGTTTCGAAGAAGAAGCGTCGGGGAAGATAATAATTCGATGGAGAACCACGAGGCCTCAAATTCAAACGATATGTCTCAGCAAGTGGCTGTTCCAGCACTTGGAATTGCACCTGTCGCGGAAGAAACAGCACACGCAGACCCTGCAGACTCTATTGGCAGGTCAGCCTTAATGACACAGCTGACGAGACCTGCGGACGAGATGCTGCAA ATACCGTTAGAAAAACCGGAACCAAACGATAATCTCATCGAGCCAAAGTCGGAATATATGGAAGATCCAGAAGAAGCCGTCGAAGATCTGACGCTCGATGACGATATGAATGATCTTAACGAAATGGAACCGGATAATAATAGAGCTGGCCCTTCTCACGATCCTTCCCAACATCCAG CAGGTATAGGCGCGTGGCACGTTACCGGAGATCGAAGTAACGCGGGAGGAGTTGTGGGCTCGGTGGCAGGAGCTCCTGGAACGACAGACGAAGTCTTTCTCGCAGCCCAAGAGGCCGCCCAGGCCCACCGCGACTCTCAAG ATACAACGTCGTTCAGCGTGTTCGGAATCAACGTCGGTATCGGAGCTGGCCGATCGAAAAGCGTCGGGAAAATCTACGGGCAAGTGGCGTTCGGTCGTTTAGACGATAACGTTAAGACGAAGAAGTTCCCGTGTCCTAACTGCGCCTGTGCCTACAGCCAGAAATCTTCGCTGAACCGACATCTGACGTACGAGTGCGGCCAGGAACCGCGGTTCAAGTGTCCGCATTGCGAGTATCGATGCAAGAAATCGGCCAACGTCTACGAACACGTTCGGAGAAGGCACAAGAATTGTCAGGT GCGCGGTCTCGCCCGACGTTTGCGTGGTGTGGAAGGTACACGAGTCGAACGATCAACGGATGTCCAACGCTGCCGGTCCCGTCGTCTACGCCACTAA
- the LOC100880436 gene encoding uncharacterized protein LOC100880436 isoform X13, with amino-acid sequence MEDDQQFCLRWNNHQSTLIQNFDTLLESGTLVDCTLAAEGKYLKAHKVVLSACSPYFEGLLSEHYDKHPVFILKDVKFKELKAMMDYMYRGEVNISQDQLAALLKAAESLQIKGLSESKTSGSNKMDSRQQKVVPQVTAAPCDIPQGASSLTIEKNKVPRQSLPQGSVGDIPEDSASPQIPPKGLSSREGSQSPTSRKRKRFRRRSVGEDNNSMENHEASNSNDMSQQVAVPALGIAPVAEETAHADPADSIGRSALMTQLTRPADEMLQIPLEKPEPNDNLIEPKSEYMEDPEEAVEDLTLDDDMNDLNEMEPDNNRAGPSHDPSQHPAGIGAWHVTGDRSNAGGVVGSVAGAPGTTDEVFLAAQEAAQAHRDSQETNDCFVRYRGQEKVRWSFSSLAEANEFSRTKDGVEQAAKYPCGNCRSVFNRKQNLRYHWKFECGQSPRFNCPYCVYRTRHPSNVRAHVRRIHPGNPVYAIDISETVQIARFS; translated from the exons atggaAGATGATCAACAGTTTTGCTTAAGGTGGAACAACCACCAGAGTACATTGATCCAAAACTTCGACACACTTCTAGAAAGCGGCACTCTTGTGGATTGTACGTTAGCTGCCgaaggaaaatatttgaaagcgCATAAAGTGGTACTTTCGGCGTGCAGTCCCTATTTTGAG ggACTTCTCAGCGAGCATTATGATAAGCATCCCGTGTTTATCCTGAAAGAcgttaaatttaaagaattaaaagcTATGATGGACTATATGTACAGGGGAGAAGTTAATATCTCCCAGGATCAGTTGGCGGCATTACTTAAAGCCGCCGAATCACTGCAAATTAAGGGGTTATCCGAAAGTAAAACAAGTGGCAGCAACAAAATGGATTCGAGGCAACAAAAAGTCGTGCCACAAGTTACGGCAGCCCCGTGTGACATTCCACAAGGGGCTTCCAGCCTTAccatagaaaaaaataaagttcCTAGGCAGAGTTTGCCGCAAGGATCTGTTGGGGATATTCCTGAGGATTCGGCTAGTCCTCAAATACCACCCAAAGGTCTTTCGTCGAG GGAAGGTTCACAAAGTCCGACTTCCAGAAAAAGAAAGAGGTTTCGAAGAAGAAGCGTCGGGGAAGATAATAATTCGATGGAGAACCACGAGGCCTCAAATTCAAACGATATGTCTCAGCAAGTGGCTGTTCCAGCACTTGGAATTGCACCTGTCGCGGAAGAAACAGCACACGCAGACCCTGCAGACTCTATTGGCAGGTCAGCCTTAATGACACAGCTGACGAGACCTGCGGACGAGATGCTGCAA ATACCGTTAGAAAAACCGGAACCAAACGATAATCTCATCGAGCCAAAGTCGGAATATATGGAAGATCCAGAAGAAGCCGTCGAAGATCTGACGCTCGATGACGATATGAATGATCTTAACGAAATGGAACCGGATAATAATAGAGCTGGCCCTTCTCACGATCCTTCCCAACATCCAG CAGGTATAGGCGCGTGGCACGTTACCGGAGATCGAAGTAACGCGGGAGGAGTTGTGGGCTCGGTGGCAGGAGCTCCTGGAACGACAGACGAAGTCTTTCTCGCAGCCCAAGAGGCCGCCCAGGCCCACCGCGACTCTCAAG AGACGAACGACTGCTTTGTACGGTATCGAGGGCAGGAGAAGGTTCGTTGGTCTTTCTCGAGCCTCGCCGAAGCGAACGAATTTTCACGAACCAAGGACGGAGTCGAACAAGCCGCAAAGTACCCGTGCGGAAATTGTCGAAGCGTGTTCAACAGGAAGCAGAATCTTCGATATCATTGGAAGTTCGAGTGTGGACAATCGCCGAGATTCAATTGCCCTTATTGCGTCTACCGAACGAGACATCCTTCGAACGTGCGAGCTCACGTGCGCAGAATTCATCCTGGCAATCCAGTCTACGCGATAGACATTAGCGAAACCGTACAAATCGCACGTTTCTCCTAA
- the LOC100880436 gene encoding uncharacterized protein LOC100880436 isoform X35, whose product MEDDQQFCLRWNNHQSTLIQNFDTLLESGTLVDCTLAAEGKYLKAHKVVLSACSPYFEGLLSEHYDKHPVFILKDVKFKELKAMMDYMYRGEVNISQDQLAALLKAAESLQIKGLSESKTSGSNKMDSRQQKVVPQVTAAPCDIPQGASSLTIEKNKVPRQSLPQGSVGDIPEDSASPQIPPKGLSSREGSQSPTSRKRKRFRRRSVGEDNNSMENHEASNSNDMSQQVAVPALGIAPVAEETAHADPADSIGRSALMTQLTRPADEMLQIPLEKPEPNDNLIEPKSEYMEDPEEAVEDLTLDDDMNDLNEMEPDNNRAGPSHDPSQHPAGIGAWHVTGDRSNAGGVVGSVAGAPGTTDEVFLAAQEAAQAHRDSQEELPKWIDERGWNRTVHKVTHLCPKCGRSFNWRYNLQHHLKYACGQSPRFNCPYCPYRTKHTSNVRAHVRRKHPEREVYVIDLMSVQH is encoded by the exons atggaAGATGATCAACAGTTTTGCTTAAGGTGGAACAACCACCAGAGTACATTGATCCAAAACTTCGACACACTTCTAGAAAGCGGCACTCTTGTGGATTGTACGTTAGCTGCCgaaggaaaatatttgaaagcgCATAAAGTGGTACTTTCGGCGTGCAGTCCCTATTTTGAG ggACTTCTCAGCGAGCATTATGATAAGCATCCCGTGTTTATCCTGAAAGAcgttaaatttaaagaattaaaagcTATGATGGACTATATGTACAGGGGAGAAGTTAATATCTCCCAGGATCAGTTGGCGGCATTACTTAAAGCCGCCGAATCACTGCAAATTAAGGGGTTATCCGAAAGTAAAACAAGTGGCAGCAACAAAATGGATTCGAGGCAACAAAAAGTCGTGCCACAAGTTACGGCAGCCCCGTGTGACATTCCACAAGGGGCTTCCAGCCTTAccatagaaaaaaataaagttcCTAGGCAGAGTTTGCCGCAAGGATCTGTTGGGGATATTCCTGAGGATTCGGCTAGTCCTCAAATACCACCCAAAGGTCTTTCGTCGAG GGAAGGTTCACAAAGTCCGACTTCCAGAAAAAGAAAGAGGTTTCGAAGAAGAAGCGTCGGGGAAGATAATAATTCGATGGAGAACCACGAGGCCTCAAATTCAAACGATATGTCTCAGCAAGTGGCTGTTCCAGCACTTGGAATTGCACCTGTCGCGGAAGAAACAGCACACGCAGACCCTGCAGACTCTATTGGCAGGTCAGCCTTAATGACACAGCTGACGAGACCTGCGGACGAGATGCTGCAA ATACCGTTAGAAAAACCGGAACCAAACGATAATCTCATCGAGCCAAAGTCGGAATATATGGAAGATCCAGAAGAAGCCGTCGAAGATCTGACGCTCGATGACGATATGAATGATCTTAACGAAATGGAACCGGATAATAATAGAGCTGGCCCTTCTCACGATCCTTCCCAACATCCAG CAGGTATAGGCGCGTGGCACGTTACCGGAGATCGAAGTAACGCGGGAGGAGTTGTGGGCTCGGTGGCAGGAGCTCCTGGAACGACAGACGAAGTCTTTCTCGCAGCCCAAGAGGCCGCCCAGGCCCACCGCGACTCTCAAG AAGAGCTACCGAAATGGATCGACGAACGCGGCTGGAATCGGACGGTTCATAAAGTGACTCACCTCTGTCCGAAGTGCGGCAGGTCTTTCAACTGGCGCTACAATCTACAGCATCATTTGAAGTACGCGTGCGGACAGTCGCCGCGATTCAACTGCCCCTATTGTCCTTACAGGACCAAACACACGTCCAACGTTAGAGCCCACGTGCGTAGAAAGCATCCGGAGAGAGAAGTCTACGTCATCGATCTAATGAGCGTGCAACACTGA
- the LOC100880436 gene encoding uncharacterized protein LOC100880436 isoform X15: MEDDQQFCLRWNNHQSTLIQNFDTLLESGTLVDCTLAAEGKYLKAHKVVLSACSPYFEGLLSEHYDKHPVFILKDVKFKELKAMMDYMYRGEVNISQDQLAALLKAAESLQIKGLSESKTSGSNKMDSRQQKVVPQVTAAPCDIPQGASSLTIEKNKVPRQSLPQGSVGDIPEDSASPQIPPKGLSSREGSQSPTSRKRKRFRRRSVGEDNNSMENHEASNSNDMSQQVAVPALGIAPVAEETAHADPADSIGRSALMTQLTRPADEMLQIPLEKPEPNDNLIEPKSEYMEDPEEAVEDLTLDDDMNDLNEMEPDNNRAGPSHDPSQHPAGIGAWHVTGDRSNAGGVVGSVAGAPGTTDEVFLAAQEAAQAHRDSQEFFLPGDFTFPSAVASGYRSISKAGVLPVPVPVNLLGTTGEKQKFPCPTCPSVFSHKNNLYYHCKFECGQLPRFNCPYCTYRTKHVSNVRAHVRRKHPGNNVYAIDVCKILKG; the protein is encoded by the exons atggaAGATGATCAACAGTTTTGCTTAAGGTGGAACAACCACCAGAGTACATTGATCCAAAACTTCGACACACTTCTAGAAAGCGGCACTCTTGTGGATTGTACGTTAGCTGCCgaaggaaaatatttgaaagcgCATAAAGTGGTACTTTCGGCGTGCAGTCCCTATTTTGAG ggACTTCTCAGCGAGCATTATGATAAGCATCCCGTGTTTATCCTGAAAGAcgttaaatttaaagaattaaaagcTATGATGGACTATATGTACAGGGGAGAAGTTAATATCTCCCAGGATCAGTTGGCGGCATTACTTAAAGCCGCCGAATCACTGCAAATTAAGGGGTTATCCGAAAGTAAAACAAGTGGCAGCAACAAAATGGATTCGAGGCAACAAAAAGTCGTGCCACAAGTTACGGCAGCCCCGTGTGACATTCCACAAGGGGCTTCCAGCCTTAccatagaaaaaaataaagttcCTAGGCAGAGTTTGCCGCAAGGATCTGTTGGGGATATTCCTGAGGATTCGGCTAGTCCTCAAATACCACCCAAAGGTCTTTCGTCGAG GGAAGGTTCACAAAGTCCGACTTCCAGAAAAAGAAAGAGGTTTCGAAGAAGAAGCGTCGGGGAAGATAATAATTCGATGGAGAACCACGAGGCCTCAAATTCAAACGATATGTCTCAGCAAGTGGCTGTTCCAGCACTTGGAATTGCACCTGTCGCGGAAGAAACAGCACACGCAGACCCTGCAGACTCTATTGGCAGGTCAGCCTTAATGACACAGCTGACGAGACCTGCGGACGAGATGCTGCAA ATACCGTTAGAAAAACCGGAACCAAACGATAATCTCATCGAGCCAAAGTCGGAATATATGGAAGATCCAGAAGAAGCCGTCGAAGATCTGACGCTCGATGACGATATGAATGATCTTAACGAAATGGAACCGGATAATAATAGAGCTGGCCCTTCTCACGATCCTTCCCAACATCCAG CAGGTATAGGCGCGTGGCACGTTACCGGAGATCGAAGTAACGCGGGAGGAGTTGTGGGCTCGGTGGCAGGAGCTCCTGGAACGACAGACGAAGTCTTTCTCGCAGCCCAAGAGGCCGCCCAGGCCCACCGCGACTCTCAAG aattttttctgCCGGGGGATTTCACGTTCCCGTCGGCCGTCGCATCCGGATATCGGAGTATTTCGAAAGCCGGCGTTCTTCCCGTTCCCGTTCCCGTTAACCTCCTCGGCACGACTGGCGAGAAGCAAAAATTTCCATGTCCGACTTGTCCGAGCGTGTTCAGTCATAAGAACAATCTCTACTATCATTGCAAGTTCGAGTGTGGTCAGTTGCCGCGATTTAACTGTCCATACTGTACTTACAGGACGAAGCACGTGTCGAACGTGCGAGCTCACGTGCGTAGAAAGCATCCCGGTAACAACGTGTACGCTATCGACGTCTGTAAGATATTGAAAGGATAA